From Primulina tabacum isolate GXHZ01 chromosome 2, ASM2559414v2, whole genome shotgun sequence, one genomic window encodes:
- the LOC142537574 gene encoding uncharacterized protein LOC142537574: MGLDEQGIEVSWTVFKTFTEQFSPPSYYTEKENEYNSLRQGNMSVAEYASTFTVMLKYAPHVAANPKAKYNHFVNGLNNNIYTYVVSKLPTGFAEAVEREKNVEARLKKGSALFVPTCNRLTTHQNLKAKGKMFKKSGSVSSSSIGYRQQGESQITTYYGPYCNRCGGRHFSEQCVGVYGSCRECGQEGHYARVCPSKKNGPQPVRGGFRGGSSTGREDQAQEAPGSVRAGNCYLSGYPARVLFDTGASHSFISKSFITSHSLTPVVLPTSISVATPMGHVISRFGISVDPSKVEAMINWSRPTNVPEIRRFVDLAGYYRRFIEGFSKIAKPITRLTQKNVKFIWSDECESSFLELKKRLTTAPVLTLPSGSGGFIVCTDASLKGLGCVLMKHRNLFPTLLGN, from the exons ATGGGACTTGATGAACAAGGAATCGAGGTAAGTTGGACTGTCTTCAAAACTTTCACTGAACAATTTTCTCCACCATCTTACTATACCGAAAAAGAGAATGAGTACAACAGCCTACGACAAGGGAATATGTCTGTAGCTGAATATGCCTCTACTTTTACTGTAATGCTAAAATATGCACCACATGTAGCAGCAAACCCAAAGGCAAAATATAATCATTTCGTGAATGGACTAAACAACAACATTTATACTTATGTGGTGTCTAAACTACCTACTGGATTTGCGGAGGCAGTCGAAAGAGAAAAGAATGTAGAAGCTAGACTTAAGAAGGGAAGCGCTTTGTTTGTTCCTACATGTAACAGATTAACCACCCACCAAAATTTGAAAGCTAAAGGAAAGATGTTTAAGAAATCTGGATCAGTTTCTTCTAGTTCTATTGGTTATCGTCAACAGGGTGAATCTCAAATAACTACTTATTATGGTCCCTACTGTAACCGTTGTGGAGGTAGGCATTTTAGTGAACAATGTGTTGGTGTTTATGGCTCTTGTCGAGAATGTGGTCAGGAAGGTCATTATGCAAGGGTTTGCCCATCCAAGAAGAATGGTCCACAACCTGTCCGAGGAGGATTTCGTGGAGGATCTAGTACTGGTAGAG AAGATcaagctcaggaagcaccaggaAGTGTCAGAGCAGGTAATTGTTATCTATCTGGTTATCCTGCACGAGTATTATTTGACACCGGTGCATCCCATTCATTCATTTCAAAATCATTCATTACATCACATTCTTTGACTCCTGTTGTACTACCTACATCAATTTCTGTTGCTACTCCGATGG GTCATGTCATATCACGTTTTGGCATCTCGGTTGATCCAAGCAAAGTAGAAGCCATGATTAATTGGTCTAGACCAACAAACGTTCCTGAAATTCGAAGATTCGTGGatttagcaggttattatcgtcgattcatcgAAGGATTCTCAAAAATCGCTAAACCAATTACCCGCCTAACACAGAAAAATGTAAAATTCATTTGGTCTGATGAATGTGAATCAAGTTTTCTcgagttgaaaaagagattgaccaCTGCACCAGTTCTTACTCTTCCATCTGGTTCGGGTGGTTTCATTGTTTGCACGGATGCATCATTAAAGGGcttaggttgtgttttgatgaaACACAGAAATTTATTTCCTACGCTTCTCGGCAACTAA